GCCTCTACGCTCCCTCGGCCCTCGTGCTCACCCTCGGCCACGGCGACAGTGCCGCCACCGTCACCCCGGAACGGGCCGTGACGCTGACCTGCGCCCCGACCCCGTCGGGCACCCATCCGGCAGCGCCCCTGGCCTGCGCCGAACTGCGGGCCGCGGGAGGGGACTTCGACGCTCTCGGGGCCAGATCCGACGCCCTGTGCACCAAGGAGTACGACCCCGTGGTGGTCACGGTCGACGGCGTATGGCGGGGCAAGCGGGTCTCCTACGAACGCACCTTCGCCAACGAGTGCGTGAAGAGCTCCTACGAGACGAGCGTCTTCGCGTTCTGAGAGACCGGGGTCGCGTGGTGCCCGTGACTGCCCGAGGGGCCCGCAGTTGGGGAGTGCCGCCCCTCTCACGGAACCCCGTGATCCCGCACCGAGGGCCGGCGGACGGAGTGGGGCCGTCCGCCGGCCCCTCGGGTCACGCCTTCTCCGGGAACTCCGGGAACCTGGGGAACTCGAGGAGCGGTGGGAAGCGGCGCCACAGGCCGGAGGCACGCAGCAGCCGGTGCAGGTGCGGCCCGTCGGTGACCAATCGCAGCCGCCCGCCCCGCGCCCGCGCCCGGGACTCGGCGCGGCACAGCACCCGCAGGCCCGAGCAGTCGAAGAACTCCACCTGCCGCAGGTCGACCAGCACATCGGGCCGATCGGTCGCGGTCGCCGCGTCCAGATGCTCCGCGAGGAGGCCCGCCGTCGCGAGGTCGATCTCGCCGACGGCCTCCACCACCGTGAACCCGCCGTTCACCCGGGTGCGGGCATACGGGTTCGCCGCGGGCGTTTCGGGAGCGCGGTCGTCGGACTCCGGCGTCATGGCCGCTCCACCTCGGCGAGGGACGCATTCGATCTCGGTAGTTACCCCGCAGCGGCGTGGAGCATCCACCCAGCGGGGTCCGCAAGATCTGCTTCACTCGACCTGGTGAACTTCTGTCAATTGCGTTGACTTCTCGTCTAAGAGCGGGTCCGCTCCCGGTGGCTGGTGTCGCACCACGGATAGCGGCGACTGCGCCGACAGGTGCACAGGGCCACCCGGAAGCGGTCGGAGATGACGGTGCTGCCGTCCTCCAGCTCCACTTCCACGGGGCCCTCCACGAGCAGCGGGCCCCGGTGCTGGACCCGGATGCGGCGCGGTCGGTCGGAGTCAGAGGGGGAGTTCGGCACGGACGACCACCAGCTCTTCCTTTTCGTCGTGGGCGGCGTCGGCGGGCAGCAGGCCGCGCTCGCGCAGCCAGGCCTCCCGGGTGCGCAGCACCGGTCCGAACGCGATGCGGCGACGGCGGGTCACGGCGGCCTTGAGGCCCGCCGCGCGCAGATGCCCCACCGTCCGTCCGGAGTCGCTCAGTTCGGAGTGCACGATCAGCAGCACCCCTCCGGGGCGCAGGAGGGCGGGCGCCTCACGGCAGACGCGGTCCAGCACGAAGCGCCCGTCGTGGCCCGCGTCCCAGGCCCGCGCCCTTCCGTGCGGCGGCCGGAGGTTCGTCGGTGCCGGCACGTACGGCGGATTGGTCAGGATGAGGTCGAACGACTGGTCCCGCACGGGGTGGAAGAGGTTCCCGCGCCGGACGCGGACCCGCGCACCCGTCAGCCAGGCGTTCGCCCGGGCCGTGCACACCGCCCGCCACGACACGTCGACCGCGGTCACCCGGCTGCCCCGGCGCGCCGCCTGAAGAGCGAGGGCACCGGTCCCGGTGCCCACGTCCAGAACGTCCGCGCCCGGCGGCAGCGGTTCTTCGGACAGGGCCCCGGCCAGCAGTGCGGTGTCCTCCTGGGGGGTGTAGACGCCAGGAAGAGTCAGAGGGGGAATCAGTGATCTCACGCTGCCCAAGTACCCCGACATTCAGGAAATATGGTGGATTTCGGAAAGTGTGGGTGTGCGCAGCGACGAGCGTCCGTCCGTCCAGTCGCGCAGAAGGCGCTCGGCGAGACGGTCCTCGACAAGTCCGGTGACGTCGATACCGAAGGCGACATCGGGGGCGAGGTGCGGTTCCTCGGCCAGCAGACCGCCGATGACCTCGTGGCGTACGACCTGTTCGTGGACGGCGTCGGCCTCGACATGCTCGTCGTAGAAGTGCTCGGCGGCCGGTCCCGCGCCGGTGCGGCGCATCGCCTCGGCGAGTCGCCGGGAGCCGGGCGAGGAGGTGATCTCGACCGCTGCGAAGTGGCCCACGAGAGCTCCGCGCAGGCTGCGGTGCAGGCCCAGCAGGGACATGAGGTTCACCGTCGCGAGCATCTCCGCGCAGGCCGCCTCCAGGTAGTACCCATACGTCGTGTCCAGGCCCAGGTCCGTCATCAGGTCGGCGAACAGGCGGGCGTGGACGCGGTCGGGGCGGCCGCCGCCGAACTCGTCGAACTCCACCGCCGCCATGCCCGCCTTGGCCCGGCCCCACAGCCGGGGCAGCACCCACGCGTGCGGGTCGGCCTCCTTGAGGTGGTAGAGCGAGCGCTGGGCCGCGTATTCGCGTACGTGCCACAGTTCGCCCTCCTTGCTCAGGAAATGGCTGAGTCCCGTGCCGTCGACCGGCTCCACGAGGAGCCCGGCGAGCGCGTCCTCGACGCTGTCGTGGGCAGGGGTGTCCGTGCGCAGGGCGGACAGGAAGCGGTGTTCCAGGGCCGCCCTGGTGCGCAGCAGCCCGGGGTCCCACTCGTGGTCGGAGGAGACGCCCGAGAAGCCGCGGTAGTGCAGTTCGTAGCAGATGTACAGGGCGAGCTGGAGGTCGTCGCCGTACACGTCCGCGCCTGCGACGGTCTCGTGACGCGGCAGCGGTCCGGCACCGAGCAGATACTCCTGGACGGCGGCGGAGACCGGGCCCCGGGGCGGCGGCAGCGGCGGTTCCTGGCGGTCGTGATCCATGCGCCCCGGGTACCCGTGAAGCGGGAGGTCACCCGCCTGCCTGGAGTGGGGCCGGGGATGCCGTCGCCGGCGGCACGCCGCGGGGCGCGCCGCCGACGGGTCACTCGCCCTCGGACTCCTCCTGGGCCCGGGTGTTGGGGGTGATGGCGTCAGCGGCCTCACCCGTGTGCCCGCGCCTTCCGTCGGGGTCCTGGACGCGCTTCTCGGCGTCCTCGAACTCGTGCAGGACCTCGTCCAGGGCGGTGTCCGGCTTCTGCTTCTTCTCCGGCACGGCTGTCTCCTCTTTCTTCCTTCTCTTCGTTCAGGTCGTGGCGGTCGCGATGCGCAGGGGGACCGGCTCCGGGGGAGAGGTGTGCTCCTCGTTGCGGCGGGCGATCTCGGCCCACCAGGAGGCGCCGTCCTCGATGTGCCGCAGCAGGACCCCCTCACGGATCGCCCAGGGGCAGATGGTGACGGTCCTGATGCCGGTGAGTTTCATCGCCGTGTGCCCGACCACCGCACCGGCCAGGCTCTGCGCGGCGCGCGGCGCGGAGATGCCGGGCAGTTCGGCCCGCCGCGCGGCCGGGAGGGCGGCCAGAGCCTCGATGGCCTCCCGCAGGTCGGCGCGGTGCATCCGCCGCTCCACGAACGGGCCGCGGCGGCCGGGCGGAGTTCCGCACAGCCGCCCCAGCTGCTCGAAGGTGCGCGAGGTGGCCACGGCGGTGCGCGGTCCCTCCCAGCGGATCCGCGACGCCACGTCCCGCAGCTGGTGTCGGACCTTGCGGCGCAGTGCCCGCACCGCCTCCGGGGGCGGCGGGTCCTGCCCCTCGAAGAACTCATGGGTCAGCCGGCCCGCGCCCAGGGGCAGCGAGGCCACGTAGTCCGGCAACCGGCCGCGTCCGAAGGCGACTTCGAGCGACCCACCGCCGATGTCGAACAGCGCGAGCGGCCCCGCGCGCCAGCCCATCCAGCGCCGCGCCCCGAGGAACGTGAGCTCCGCCTCCACCTCGCCCGGCAGGGTGTACAGCCCGACGCCGGTCCGGGTACGGACGGTGCGCAGCACCTCCTGACGGTTCGGCGCGGACCGCACGACGGCGGTCGCGAAGGCGAGCGGACCGGCCGCACCCCACTTGGCGGCGGTCCGACTCGCCTCTTCCACCGCCTCCACCAGCCGCTCCACGGCCTCCTCGGGCACCGGTCCGCCCGGCCGTACATGATCCGACAGTCTCAGCCGCCACTTCGCCGTGTGCACCGGCAGTGGCACCCCGCCCTCGGCGTCCGCCACCACCAGCCGGACCGTGTTCGACCCCACATCCACCACGCTTATCCGCATGGACCTGTGGGTACCCACGGACGCCCGCCTCCAACGCCGGCCGTCCTGTCAGGGCGTCGCTCTCGGCCACAGGCCGGGCGCACCGCGTCGCCGGCGCCTGGCGGAGAACGCGAGAGGGGCCGCCGTCTCCCTGCTGACGGCGGCCCCTCGGACCAAACGGCTCCTGCTGCGGTTGTTACATGTGGACGACGGGTGCGGCGTCCGCGTCCTGCTCCGGCACCCCGCGCCGGAAGAGCAGGAAGGTGATCAGCGCGCCGACGGCGAAGAGGCCGGCCGACCACCAGAAGGCGGTGGTGTAGCTCTCGACCGTCGCCCGGGCCTGGACCAGCTTGTTCGTCGGGTCCTTTCCGGCCAGGTAGCCGGTGGCGGCGCTCGCGGCCAGCGTGTTCAGCAGCGCGGTGCCGATCGAACCGCCCACCTGCTGCATGGCGTTGACGGTGGCCGAGGCCACTCCGGCGTCCTCGGCCGCGACCCCGCCGGTGGCCAGCTGCATGGCCGGGGGCATGACCAGGCCGAGGCCGAAGCCGGTCACGATCAGCTGCGGCAGTACGGCGGACAGGTAGCTGGAGCCGACGCCGATCCCGGTCAGCCAGGCCATGCCGACCGCGGCGACCGCGAAGCCCACCGGGATGACCACCTTCGGTCCGATCCGGGGAACCAGCATCGTGGTGCTGACCTGGGCCGCCACCATCAGGGCGGCGACCATCGGCAGGAAGGCCGCACCCGTCCTGGTCGGGCTGAAGCCCAGGTTCAGCTGGAGGTAGTAGGTGAGGAAGAGGAAGACACCGAACATGCCGCCGCCGGAGATCAGCACGGCCAGGAAGGAGGCCGCCCGGTTGCGGTCCAGCAGGATGCGCAGGGGCAGCAGCGGGTGCGCGGCACGGGTCTGCCACCAGGTGAAGGCGGCCAGCAGCGCACCGCCCGCGACCAGGAAGCCCCAGGTCTCGGGAGAACTCCAGTCGTGCGTCTCGGCGTTGGAGAAGCCGTACACCAGGGAGAAGAGACCGGCGGCGACCAGCAGCGTCCCGGGCACGTCGAGCTTGGAGTTCGCGGCGTCACGGTGGTTGTGCAGCAGCAGCCAGCCGCCGGCGAAGGCGACGACGGCGATGACGACGTTGACGTACAGGGTCCAGCGCCAGTCGAGCGCGTCGGTCAGGACGCCGCCGAGCAGCAGACCCACCGCACCGCCGGCACCGGCGATGGCGCCGTACACGCTGAACGCCCGGGCCCGCTCGCGGGCGTCGGTGAACGTCGTGTTGAGCAGGGACAGCGCGGCCGGCGCGAGGAGTGCGCCGAAGGCGCCCTGCAGGGCGCGGGCGGTGACCAGCATCTCGAAGTTGGTGGCGGCACCGCCGAGCGCGGAGACGGCCGCGAAGCCGACGACACCGATGAGGAAGGCCGTCTTGCGGCCGAAGAGGTCGGCTATCCGCCCGCCGAGCAGGAGCAGGGAGGCGAACGCCAGGGCGTAGGCCGTGACGATCCACTGCCGGTTGCCGTCGGAGAAACCGAGGTCGGCCTGGGCCGAGGGCAGGGCGATGTTCACGATGGTGGCGTCCAGAACCACCATCAGCTGGGCGAGCGCGACGACGGCGAGAATCCACCATCGCTTGGCCGAAGCGGCGGTCGGCGCCTCGACGGCGCCCTCCTGCCCGCTCTCGGTCAGAGTCTTCTGGGACATGGGGACAACTCCAGGGAAAGTCGGCCGGTTCTACCCGGTCATAAACGAAACCGTTTCGTACACATGGAGGCTAGCCGAATCCAATCGAAACGGCAACGTTTCGTTGGAGGTCCTCCGGGGGCGCCGTCCCGGGGAGGGACCGAGGGGTCCCGCTTACGCCATCTGGCGCCGCACCAGCTCGTGCAGCCGACCGCCCGTGTCCGCCAGCAGCTGCGCGGGCGGCCCCTGCTGGGCGACCTTGCCGTTCTCCATCACGATCACCCGGTCGGCGTCCAGCACCGTCGACAGCCGGTGGGCGATGACGATCCGGGTGGCGTTGAGGGCCTTGGTGGACTCGATGACCGTGCGCTGGGTGTCGTTGTCCAGGGCGCTGGTCGCCTCGTCGAAGAAGAGGATCCGCGGCCGCCGGATCAACGCCTGGGCGATCATGAGCCGTTGGCGCTGGCCGCCGGAGATCGCCCCGCTGCCCGAGACGATGGTGTGCAGCCCCATCGGCATGCGCTGGATGTCCTCCGCGAGCCCCGCCATCGCGGCCGCCGCCATCGCCTCCTCGGGTGTGTAGGGCTCGGTGCCGCAGATGACGTCCAGGATGGAGCCGGTGAACGGCTGCGCGTGCTGAAGGACGACACCGCACTGCCGACGCACCGCCGACTGGTCGAGGGCGGCCAGGTCCTGGCCGTCGTACAGGACACTCCCGGAGACCGGCCGGTCGAAGCCGATCAGCAGCCGGAGCAGGGTCGACTTGCCGCAGCCGCTCGGGCCGACGATCGCCACGAACTCACCCGGCCGGATCTCGAAGGACACGTCGTCCAGGATCAGGGGACCGTCCTCGGAGTAGCGGAAGGAGAGCCTGCGGGCCTCCATCGCCCCGGTGAGCGGCCCCGGCCGGGTGCTCGCGGTGCGCACCTCCGGCTGCGCCTCCAGGACCGGCTTGATCTCCTCGAACAACGGCAGCGCGGCCACCGCCGAGACGAAGGCGCCGGTGAGCTGGGTGACCGCGGTCAGCAGCATGGTCACCGAGGTGTTGAAGGTGAGGAACTCGGCCGCCGACATCGACCCGCGCGCCGGGCCCGCGAGCAGCATGAACATCAGCAGGGTGCACAGCGGGAGATAGACCGAGCCCATCACCGAGGTGAGGTTCTTGATCCGGCCGACCTTCTGCTGGAGCTCGCGGCTGCGGGCGAACTCCGAGGCCCAGGCCGCGTACGCGTAGTTCTCCGCGGCCGCCACCCTCAGTTTGGGCAGACCGCGCAGGGTCTGGAAGGCCTGGTTGTTCAGCTTGTTGCTCAGCACGACCAGTCGCCGCTGCCATCGCACCTGCCAGAGCCCGAGGCCGAGGAAGCCGGCGGCGATGACGACCAGCATGCCGATCGCCGCCATCGCCATCGGGACGCTGTACCAGAACAGCAGGCCCAGGTTCATCGCACCGATGGTCACCGACTGGGCGACGGTGGGACCGAGGCCCGCCATCATCCGGCGGATCGAGCTGATGCCCATGGCCTGGCTGGCCAGTTCGCCGGTCGAGCGCTCGGTGAAGAACTTCGTCGGCAGCCTCAGCAGCCGGTCCCAGACGGCCGGTTGCAGGGTCGCCTCGATACGGCCCTCCAGACGGAGCATGGTGAGGTTCTGCAGCAGCATGAAGGCCGCCGTCACCACCCCGCTGACCATCACGGCCAGACACACCTGCACGATGAGAGCGGTCTGGGCCTTCGGCACGAACTCGCCGAGCACCTTGCCGGTGGCGATCGGGACCAACGCGCCGATCGCCACCGTCACCAGACCGCTGAGCAGCAGGTTCGTGACATCGCCGCCGGTGCCGCGCATGCTGAACCGCAGCAGCCCGAGCGGGCTGAGCCTCCGGTCGGGCAGCGGGCGGTAGAACATCACCGCGCGCGGCTCGAACTCCTCCGCGTTGTCCTTCTCGATCGGCGTCTCGCGTCCCGTCGCCGGATGCACGGCCACGTAGCCGCCGCGCCGCCACAGCAGCGCGACCGGCGCACCCGACAGCGCCCGGTGGCCCACCAGCGGGCCGACGTTGTCGCGCCACCAACTGCCGTCCAGGCGCACCGACCTGATCCGGACGCGGGAGGCGAGGGCGATCCGCTCGACCGGGTCGAGACGGTCGCTCTCGGTGCCGCTGTGCGCGTTCTCCGCGAGCGGGATCCCGGCCGCGTCGGCGACCAGCTTGCACGCCGCGTAACTCGCGTCGGCGTCGGCCGTCGTCGTGCGCTGCTTCGACTTGCCGATGGACGCCAGCAAGGTCCGGTCGGCCTGGGCGCGCACGGCCTCACCCGCCTTGATACCGGCGGCCGTCCGGGTCTCGTGGGTGCGCTCCAGCTGCTCGATCCAGCGGTCCAGCGTGGTCAGCAGCCGGTACTGCTGGTCGACCATGGACTGCCAGACCGCCGGGTCCATCAGCAGGTCGGCGGCCGCCTCGGCGCCGTAGAGCGAGCCGTACTGCACACTGCCCGGCGGCACCTGCATCCAGAACACGTCGTCGTCGGTCGGGGCGGCGGCCCGCTCGTCGGCCATCGGTGCCTGGAAGAGGATGGACAGGCTCCGGCCCACCCCGAGCGCGAGGGCGTACTCCAGCGGGCTCGTCGTCGGCGGTACGTACTGGGGGTTGCCGTACTCGTCGTACGACCACGTCTGGGTGTGCGCGGGCTCGTACAGTTCGCGCAGGCCGATGCGGTGCACCACGCAGTCCCTGAGGGGCCGGGCCACCAGGGTGTGCTGCGGCCCCGCCACCGGCCCGAGCAGCAGCGCGCCCGGCTCCAGACGGCCCAGGTGGTGCCAGTGACCCTGCTGTCCGGCGTCGACCGCGAACAGGTCCACCGCGCCCGACACGACCAGCCAGAGCACCTGCGGCCCTTCGAGGTCGATACGGCTGAAACCGGCGCAGTCGACCCGCGTGCCCATCTGCCCGAGCGCGCTGAGGACGAGGTCACCGTCTTGGGGGGAGGTCATGTCACCGTTCCTTGACCAGCGCCGCGTACGCGCCACCGCGCGCCACCAGCTCCTCGTGCCGCCCGCGTTCCACGATCGTGCCGTGTTGCAGTACGACGATCTCGTCGCTGTCGCGCACGGTGCTGAGCCGGTGCGCGATCACCACACAGGCGCAGCCGCGCTTGCGCAGGTTGTCCATGACGACCAGCTCGGTCTCCGCGTCCAGCGCGCTGGTCACCTCGTCAAGGACCAGGATGCTGGGCCGGCGCACCAACGCCCGCGCGATCTCCAGGCGTTGGCGCTGCCCGCCGGAGAAGTTGCGGCCGTCCTGCTCGACCCTGCTGTGGATGCCGCCGGGGCGGCGCAGCACCACGTCGTACAGGGCCGCGTCCCGCAGCGCGTCCACCACGGCGTCGTCCGGGATCGAGGGGTCCCACAGCGCCACGTTGTCGCGGACCGAACCCTCGAAGAGGAAGACGTCCTGGTCGACGAAGGACACCGAGGACGCGAGCGCGCCGCGCGGAATGTCGTCCAGGCGCTGTCCGTCGATGCGGATCACGCCCTCCCAGGGCGCGTACAGCCCCGAGATCAGCCGCGAGACGGTCGACTTGCCGCTGCCGGAGCCGCCGACCAGCGCCACCTGCTGGCCGGGACCGACGGTCAGGTCGAAGCCGGTCAACAGGGGCTTGTCGAGCGGGTTGTAGCCGAACGTGATGTTCTGCAGCTCGACATGGCCGTGCAGCCTGCGCGTCGAGTCGCCGGCGCCGGGCCGGCCGTAGAGCGGGTCGGCCTTGAAGTTCTCCACGTCCTTCAGCCGGGCCACGTCGGCCGCGAAGTCCTGGATGCGGCCGGCCACGCCGTTCAGGCGGGTGATCGGCGCGGTGAAGCGGGTGACCAGGGCCTGGAAGGCGACCAGCAGACCGACCGAGATACCGCCCTCGATCGCCCGCATGCCACCGATCCAGAGGATGAGGGCGCTGTTGAAGGTGGCCAGCATCGGGGCGACCACGCCCAGCCAGGCGCTCGGCACACCGAGCCGCTGCTGCTCCTCCAGTGTGGTGGCGTGCTGCCCGGCCCACTTGCGGAAGTAGCCGTCCTCACCGCCGG
This portion of the Streptomyces canus genome encodes:
- a CDS encoding Ppx/GppA phosphatase family protein, which produces MRISVVDVGSNTVRLVVADAEGGVPLPVHTAKWRLRLSDHVRPGGPVPEEAVERLVEAVEEASRTAAKWGAAGPLAFATAVVRSAPNRQEVLRTVRTRTGVGLYTLPGEVEAELTFLGARRWMGWRAGPLALFDIGGGSLEVAFGRGRLPDYVASLPLGAGRLTHEFFEGQDPPPPEAVRALRRKVRHQLRDVASRIRWEGPRTAVATSRTFEQLGRLCGTPPGRRGPFVERRMHRADLREAIEALAALPAARRAELPGISAPRAAQSLAGAVVGHTAMKLTGIRTVTICPWAIREGVLLRHIEDGASWWAEIARRNEEHTSPPEPVPLRIATATT
- a CDS encoding iron-containing redox enzyme family protein; protein product: MDHDRQEPPLPPPRGPVSAAVQEYLLGAGPLPRHETVAGADVYGDDLQLALYICYELHYRGFSGVSSDHEWDPGLLRTRAALEHRFLSALRTDTPAHDSVEDALAGLLVEPVDGTGLSHFLSKEGELWHVREYAAQRSLYHLKEADPHAWVLPRLWGRAKAGMAAVEFDEFGGGRPDRVHARLFADLMTDLGLDTTYGYYLEAACAEMLATVNLMSLLGLHRSLRGALVGHFAAVEITSSPGSRRLAEAMRRTGAGPAAEHFYDEHVEADAVHEQVVRHEVIGGLLAEEPHLAPDVAFGIDVTGLVEDRLAERLLRDWTDGRSSLRTPTLSEIHHIS
- a CDS encoding MFS transporter: MSQKTLTESGQEGAVEAPTAASAKRWWILAVVALAQLMVVLDATIVNIALPSAQADLGFSDGNRQWIVTAYALAFASLLLLGGRIADLFGRKTAFLIGVVGFAAVSALGGAATNFEMLVTARALQGAFGALLAPAALSLLNTTFTDARERARAFSVYGAIAGAGGAVGLLLGGVLTDALDWRWTLYVNVVIAVVAFAGGWLLLHNHRDAANSKLDVPGTLLVAAGLFSLVYGFSNAETHDWSSPETWGFLVAGGALLAAFTWWQTRAAHPLLPLRILLDRNRAASFLAVLISGGGMFGVFLFLTYYLQLNLGFSPTRTGAAFLPMVAALMVAAQVSTTMLVPRIGPKVVIPVGFAVAAVGMAWLTGIGVGSSYLSAVLPQLIVTGFGLGLVMPPAMQLATGGVAAEDAGVASATVNAMQQVGGSIGTALLNTLAASAATGYLAGKDPTNKLVQARATVESYTTAFWWSAGLFAVGALITFLLFRRGVPEQDADAAPVVHM
- a CDS encoding NHLP bacteriocin export ABC transporter permease/ATPase subunit translates to MTSPQDGDLVLSALGQMGTRVDCAGFSRIDLEGPQVLWLVVSGAVDLFAVDAGQQGHWHHLGRLEPGALLLGPVAGPQHTLVARPLRDCVVHRIGLRELYEPAHTQTWSYDEYGNPQYVPPTTSPLEYALALGVGRSLSILFQAPMADERAAAPTDDDVFWMQVPPGSVQYGSLYGAEAAADLLMDPAVWQSMVDQQYRLLTTLDRWIEQLERTHETRTAAGIKAGEAVRAQADRTLLASIGKSKQRTTTADADASYAACKLVADAAGIPLAENAHSGTESDRLDPVERIALASRVRIRSVRLDGSWWRDNVGPLVGHRALSGAPVALLWRRGGYVAVHPATGRETPIEKDNAEEFEPRAVMFYRPLPDRRLSPLGLLRFSMRGTGGDVTNLLLSGLVTVAIGALVPIATGKVLGEFVPKAQTALIVQVCLAVMVSGVVTAAFMLLQNLTMLRLEGRIEATLQPAVWDRLLRLPTKFFTERSTGELASQAMGISSIRRMMAGLGPTVAQSVTIGAMNLGLLFWYSVPMAMAAIGMLVVIAAGFLGLGLWQVRWQRRLVVLSNKLNNQAFQTLRGLPKLRVAAAENYAYAAWASEFARSRELQQKVGRIKNLTSVMGSVYLPLCTLLMFMLLAGPARGSMSAAEFLTFNTSVTMLLTAVTQLTGAFVSAVAALPLFEEIKPVLEAQPEVRTASTRPGPLTGAMEARRLSFRYSEDGPLILDDVSFEIRPGEFVAIVGPSGCGKSTLLRLLIGFDRPVSGSVLYDGQDLAALDQSAVRRQCGVVLQHAQPFTGSILDVICGTEPYTPEEAMAAAAMAGLAEDIQRMPMGLHTIVSGSGAISGGQRQRLMIAQALIRRPRILFFDEATSALDNDTQRTVIESTKALNATRIVIAHRLSTVLDADRVIVMENGKVAQQGPPAQLLADTGGRLHELVRRQMA
- a CDS encoding protease inhibitor — encoded protein: MRNTARWAATLGLTATAVCGPLTGAALAEPAAASGLYAPSALVLTLGHGDSAATVTPERAVTLTCAPTPSGTHPAAPLACAELRAAGGDFDALGARSDALCTKEYDPVVVTVDGVWRGKRVSYERTFANECVKSSYETSVFAF
- a CDS encoding HemK2/MTQ2 family protein methyltransferase, encoding MSGYLGSVRSLIPPLTLPGVYTPQEDTALLAGALSEEPLPPGADVLDVGTGTGALALQAARRGSRVTAVDVSWRAVCTARANAWLTGARVRVRRGNLFHPVRDQSFDLILTNPPYVPAPTNLRPPHGRARAWDAGHDGRFVLDRVCREAPALLRPGGVLLIVHSELSDSGRTVGHLRAAGLKAAVTRRRRIAFGPVLRTREAWLRERGLLPADAAHDEKEELVVVRAELPL
- a CDS encoding STAS domain-containing protein codes for the protein MTPESDDRAPETPAANPYARTRVNGGFTVVEAVGEIDLATAGLLAEHLDAATATDRPDVLVDLRQVEFFDCSGLRVLCRAESRARARGGRLRLVTDGPHLHRLLRASGLWRRFPPLLEFPRFPEFPEKA
- a CDS encoding CDGSH iron-sulfur domain-containing protein, whose product is MPNSPSDSDRPRRIRVQHRGPLLVEGPVEVELEDGSTVISDRFRVALCTCRRSRRYPWCDTSHRERTRS